A genome region from Lucilia cuprina isolate Lc7/37 chromosome 3, ASM2204524v1, whole genome shotgun sequence includes the following:
- the LOC111677546 gene encoding uncharacterized protein LOC111677546, translating to MSHQIFSRDFHIEANIPEGLFEAFMVAQAKLLNLKGNIEKTAQGFKGHLEGEKETMEKLQYIVEKAEQFLSKIKTMIFSELKEIKQYTVENFSVKK from the coding sequence atgagCCATCAAATATTCAGTCGTGATTTCCATATTGAAGCCAATATACCAGAAGGTCTATTTGAGGCATTTATGGTAGCACAAGCAAAACTTTTAAATCTTAAaggaaatatagaaaaaacagCGCAAGGATTTAAAGGTCATTTGGAGGGTGAAAAAGAAACTATGGAAAAATTGCAATATATTGTAGAAAAAGCTGAACAATTTCTTAGCAAAATCAAAACTATGATTTTCTCCGAGTTAAAGGAAATCAAGCAATATACAGTGGAAAATTTTAGtgtgaaaaaatag
- the LOC111677508 gene encoding YLP motif-containing protein 1 has protein sequence MRWNLLLLVLAALLIQSAYGRYERNRETYKLYGQRRRSNAGEARLIPDYLNTIINKKTTTTTTTAKPEPPPSPTTPTTTPPTTETLTPPPPPPPPPPPPPPPPPTPTTPTTSPTTDPILPPPPPPPPPSPPPPPPPPPPPPPTTPKPYIPPPPPAYLPPPPGLPPPPAPPVIPPISPAAKVYKPTENYEHEDYDDDDDEEEESGRELYHNFMSKSEGRRYQNTNDILSSDNDDNNDLSDYDNYAELGRASQARPRRRQRKRRINRIVLHNRQNPHYRRRLNRQRARRNRQRRESLRRRRLAQRRRSEQRRRLEQRRRFAQRRRRMQRRRRLQRRRRLENYRRRIAIIRQNQRLRLQMQRLQTNKQHGRNEENRKGYKLYGQRKRTNVGEARFITYLLNKKTTTTTTTEKPPPIPTTTCEPCTPTETEPPTTPTTGLPPPPPPPPPPPPPPPPPTPPPPPPPPPPPPPPPPPPPPPPPPPPPPPPPPPPPPPPPPPPPPPPPPPPPPPPTITPPPPGLPPSPPPPAPDAIADNDNDNNNDIDDDDDDIDDDIDDDDDIPNVSTTPKPKPTDPPYLPPPPGLPPPPTPGVKPNYPPTSPAANNNDILNNDNEESNFNESTQIGRAARAQPTSWRRRRQQAIRHRRRMQRNRRLRQQAIRRRQRMQRNRRQRNRQRRYQRRKIQRIRLRNRIKPKRRRQIIVRRYRSGSASNRRRNRRQRLARQRRLARRRRIARRRRLARRRRLTRLRRDRRLRRRMQRIQRKRRT, from the exons ATGCGTTGGAACCTGCTGTTGCTGGTTCTGGCCGCACTGTTAATTCAGTCAGCAT ATGGTCGATATGAAAGGAATCGTGAGACATATAAATTATATGGTCAACGAAGACGCTCAAACGCTGGAGAAGCTAGGCTTATACCAGactatttaaatacaataataaataaaaaaaccacaACTACTACAACTACAGCTAAACCGGAACCCCCTCCATCgccaacaacaccaacaactacACCTCCAACGACGGAGACTCTGACTCCACCTCCACCGCCACCACCACCTCCACCaccaccgccaccaccaccTCCTACACCTACAACACCAACAACCAGTCCCACAACAGATCCAATATTACCACCACCtcctccaccaccaccaccatctCCTCCACCACCACCCCCACCTCCTCCTCCACCACCACCAACAACTCCTAAGCCATATATACCGCCACCTCCACCAGCTTATTTACCACCTCCACCGGGTCTACCGCCACCACCCGCTCCACCTGTAATACCACCAATATCACCTGCAGCTAAAGTTTATAAACCCACTGAAAACTACGAACATGaggattatgatgatgatgatgacgaagaAGAAGAATCTGGAAGAGAATTATATCATAACTTTATGTCAAAATCCGAAGGTCGCAGATATCAAAATACCAACGATATACTTAGCAGCGACAATGATGACAACAATGATTTGAGTGACTATGACAATTACGCAGAACTTGGACGTGCGTCACAGGCACGTCCTAGGAGACGTCAACGTAAAAGAAGAATAAATCGTATAGTTTTACATAATCGTCAGAATCCACACTACCGAAGACGTCTTAATAGACAAAGAGCTAGAAGAAATCGACAACGCAGAGAAAGTCTTAGACGACGTCGTTTGGCACAACGTAGACGTTCAGAACAACGTAGACGTTTAGAACAACGTAGACGTTTTGCACAGCGACGTCGTCGCATGCAACGACGCCGCCGTTTACAAAGACGCCGTCGATTGGAAAATTATAGACGTAGAATAGCCATTATCCGTCAGAATCAAAGACTTAGACTTCAAATGCAACGTCTTCAAACTAACAAGCAAC ATGGTCGTAATGAGGAAAATCGAAAGGGATATAAACTTTATGGGCAACGTAAGCGCACGAACGTTGGAGAAGCTCGTTTTATCACATACTTATTGaacaagaaaacaacaacaactacaacaactgaAAAACCACCACCAATTCCAACAACAACATGTGAGCCATGTACACCCACAGAAACAGAACCGCCAACAACTCCTACAACTGGACTGCCACCGCCACCTCCTCCTCCTCCTCCTCCACCACCGCCGCCACCTCCGCCAACACCTCCTccaccgccaccaccaccacctccaCCGCCACCACCACCTCCTCCACCTCCTCCTCCACCGCCGCCGCCTCCACCACCTCCTCCTCCACCACCACCTCCACCACCTCCTCCACCACCACCTCCTCCACCACCGCCTCCTCCACCACCGCCTCCACCAACAATAACACCTCCTCCACCAGGTCTACCACCATCACCACCTCCTCCAGCACCCGATGCTATTGCAGATAATGATAAtgacaataataatgatattgatgatgatgatgatgatatcgATGATGatattgatgatgatgatgatattcCAAATGTATCAACTACACCAAAACCTAAGCCAACAGATCCACCATACCTTCCACCTCCACCAGGTCTACCACCTCCACCTACACCTGGTGTTAAACCAAACTATCCACCAACATCACCAGCAGCA AATAATAACGATATACTTAATAACGATAATGAAGAAAGCAACTTTAACGAATCCACACAAATTGGTCGAGCTGCAAGAGCTCAACCCACAAGCTGGCGCCGCCGTCGTCAACAAGCTATCAGACATAGAAGAAGAATGCAACGAAATCGTCGCCTTCGTCAACAGGCCATCAGGCGTAGACAAAGAATGCAACGTAATAGACGACAGAGAAATCGACAACGTCGTTATCAACGTAGAAAGATACAACGTATCAGACTACGAAATCGTATCAAGCCTAAAAGAAGACGTCAAATAATAGTACGAAGATATCGAAGTGGCAGTGCATCTAATAGACGTCGTAATCGACGACAACGTTTAGCAAGACAACGTCGTTTAGCAAGACGTCGTCGTATAGCAAGACGCCGTCGATTAGCACGACGCCGTCGTTTGACAAGACTGCGTAGGGATCGCAGACTTAGGCGTCGAATGCAACGGATTCAGCGGAAAAGAAGAACGTAA